One segment of Solanum stenotomum isolate F172 chromosome 1, ASM1918654v1, whole genome shotgun sequence DNA contains the following:
- the LOC125874677 gene encoding cullin-1 isoform X15, whose protein sequence is MNQGSIIDLKHGWDFMQRGITKLKNILEGLPEPQFSPEDYIMLYTTIYNMCTQRPPHDYSQQLYDKYREPFEEYFTTTVLPSLREKHDEFMLRELVKRWSNHKVMVRWLSRFFHYLDRYFIARRSLPDLNKVGLTCFCDQVYQELNGKVRDAVISLIDQEREGEQIDRALLKNVLDIFVETGMGSMDYYEYDFEDAMLRDTAAYYSCKASNWILEDSCSDYMLKAEECLEREKDRVSHYLHSSSETKLLEKVQHELLSVYGTQPLEKEHSGCHALLRDDKVEDLSRMYRLFSKIPQGLDPVANIFKQHVTAEGTALVKQAEDAASNKKADKRDVVGLQEQVFVWKVIELHDKYLAYVNNCFQNHTLFHKALEEAFELFCNKGVAGSSSTELLATFCDVILKKGESEKLSDEALEEILEKVVNLLAYISDKDLFAEFYRRKLARRLLFDNSANDEHERSVLRKLKQQCGGQFTSKMERMVTDLTLARENQGNFEEYLSNNPIANPGIDLTVTVLTTCFWPSYKSFDLNLPAEMVRCVEVFKEFYQTKTKDRKLTWIYSLGTCNINGNFEPKTVELVVTTYQASALLLFNASDRLSYQEIMMQLNLSDDDVVRLLHSLSCAKYKILNKEPSTKTISPTDIFEFNSKFTDKMRRMKIPLPPVDEKKKVIEDVDRDRRYAIDASIVRIMRSRKVIAYQQLVMECIQQLGQIFKPDDKAIKKRIEDLISREYLERDKDNPNLFKYLA, encoded by the exons ATGAACCAAGGTAGCATAATCGATCTGAAACATGGATGGGACTTCATGCAAAGGGGCATTacaaaattgaagaacataCTAGAAGGGCTGCCTGAGCCTCAGTTCAGCCCAGAGGACTATATTATGCTGTATAC GACAATTTACAACATGTGTACTCAGAGGCCCCCACATGATTATTCTCAACAGCTGTATGACAAATATCGTGAACCTTTTGAAGAATATTTCACAACAACG gTATTGCCTTCTTTGAGAGAAAAACATGACGAGTTCATGTTGCGAGAGCTGGTAAAAAGGTGGTCAAATCATAAGGTCATGGTCAGATGGTTGTCGAGATTCTTCCATTATCTTGACCGCTATTTCATTGCCCGGAGATCTCTGCCGGACCTTAATAAAGTTGGACTAACTTGCTTCTGCGATCAG GTCTACCAAGAGTTGAATGGAAAAGTCAGGGATGCTGTTATATCTCTG ATTGATCAAGAGCGTGAGGGAGAGCAAATTGACAGAGCTCTACTAAAGAATGTGCTAGATATATTTGTTGAAACGGGAATGGGGTCGATGGATTATTATGAGTACGATTTTGAAGATGCAATGCTCAGGGACACTGCTGCTTATTATTCTTGCAAAGCTTCTAACTGGATCCTCGAagattcatgttcagattatatgcTAAAA GCTGAGGAGTGCTTGGAACGAGAGAAGGATAGGGTCTCTCATTATCTCCATTCAAGCAGCGAGACAAAGTTGCTTGAG AAAGTGCAACATGAGTTGTTGTCTGTGTATGGCACTCAACCTCTTGAGAAGGAGCACTCTGGATGCCATGCATTACTAAGAGATGATAAG gTAGAAGATTTATCAAGGATGTATAGGCTCTTTTCTAAGATTCCTCAAGGCTTAGACCCTGTGGCCAATATTTTTAAGCAG CATGTTACTGCTGAAGGTACAGCTTTGGTAAAACAGGCTGAAGATGCTGCTAGCAACAAAAAG GCAGATAAGAGAGATGTGGTTGGTTTGCAGGAACAG GTTTTTGTTTGGAAAGTGATTGAGCTTCATGATAAATATTTGGCATATGTGAATAACTGTTTCCAAAACCACACACTTTTTCACAAG GCACTTGAAGAAGCTTTCGAACTTTTCTGCAACAAGGGTGTTGCTGGTAGCTCAAGCACTGAACTTCTTGCCACATTCTGCGACGTCATTCTCAAAAAAGGAGAGAGTGAAAAATTGAGTGATGAAGCCCTAGAAGAGATATTGGAGAAG GTGGTAAACCTGCTAGCTTATATTAGTGATAAGGACTTGTTTGCAGAATTCTATAG GAGAAAGCTAGCCCGGCGGTTGTTATTTGATAACAGTGCCAATGATGAACATGAAAGAAGTGTCCTAAGAAAGTTGAAGCAGCAGTGTGGGGGGCAGTTCACATCAAAGATGGAGAGAATG GTCACAGATTTGACATTGGCAAGGGAAAATCAAGGCAACTTTGAGGAGTATTTGAGCAATAATCCAATAGCAAATCCAGGAATTGACTTGACGGTGACTGTCTTGACTACTTGCTTCTGGCCTAGCTACAAGTCTTTTGATCTCAACCTCCCAGCAGAAATG GTTAGGTGCGTTGAAGTATTCAAGGagttttatcaaacaaaaacgAAGGACAGGAAACTTACGTGGATATACTCTTTGGGAACTTGCAACATAAATGGAAATTTTGAGCCGAAGACTGTTGAGCTCGTTGTCACTACTTATCAG GCTTCTGCTCTGTTGCTCTTTAATGCATCAGATAGATTGAGTTATCAGGAAATCATGATGCAATTAAACCTATCAGATGATGATGTTGTTCGGCTTCTTCATTCCCTTTCATGTGCGAAGTACAAGATTCTCAACAAGGAGCCAAGCACCAAAACAATTTCTCCGACTGATATCTTTGAGTTCAACTCAAAGTTCACTGACAAAATGAGGAGGATGAAG atacctcTCCCTCCTGTTGATGAGAAGAAAAAGGTAATTGAAGACGTTGACAGGGATAGGCGGTATGCTATAGATGCTTCAATTGTGCGTATTATGAGGAGTCGTAAAGTAATTGCCTACCAGCAACTGGTTATGGAATGCATTCAACAGTTGGGACAGATATTCAAG CCTGATGACAAAGCTATCAAGAAGAGAATCGAAGATTTGATAAGTAGAGAATACCTAGAGAGGGACAAAGATAACCCAAATTTGTTCAAGTACTTGGCATGA